The DNA segment TCAGCTTCAAGCCATCGTATTATCCACGGATAGGACGTACTGGACGTGGTGGTGGCCGGGCTCCTCCTACCGGCTTGGATCCTCCTTGCGGTCGCGCTGGGGGTCGTTGCGGTTGGGCTGCTCCTTGCGGTCGCGCTGGGGGTCGTTGCGTTTGCGGTGCTCCTTGCGGTCGCGCTGGGGGTCGTTGTGGTGGTCCTTGCGGACGGGCTGGTCCTTCCGGGCGCGGTGGGGGTCGTTGTGGTTTTGGAGGAGTTGGTCTAACAACAGGCGGCCGTTTAATTGGTCCCTTGCTACCAGAGCGTTGTGCTTCAGCCAAACTCATCATCGCCAGGATGGCGAGCAGAACGAAGAAGAGCGTAATCTTCATATTGATTGAATGTAGCTGTGATTGTAGCTAGATCCGAACTTGATTTTAGAACCACGCTCATACCGTTTTTATAGCAGAATTACAGGATACTGATCTactctgtgtctgtgtgcttgtTATTTTTGAAGATTTGTTTAGCAAACAGAGGctgaaatgcaaacaa comes from the Anopheles coluzzii chromosome 2, AcolN3, whole genome shotgun sequence genome and includes:
- the LOC125906528 gene encoding basic salivary proline-rich protein 4-like, translated to MKITLFFVLLAILAMMSLAEAQRSGSKGPIKRPPVVRPTPPKPQRPPPRPEGPARPQGPPQRPPARPQGAPQTQRPPARPQGAAQPQRPPARPQGGSKPVGGARPPPRPVRPIRG